In Alteromonas mediterranea DE, a single genomic region encodes these proteins:
- the trxA gene encoding thioredoxin, with the protein MENLVANSQATIVDITVENFQQIIVEASQEKLVLIDFWADWCESCKDLMPILEKLAGEYSQHLILAKVDCEAQQEVAAQFGIRSLPTVMVVQNGQPVDGFAGVQPEQQIREMLTKYLPNPEDELLATAGKAIQQGEYAEALPAAKEALSLNPDNVNAKYMLIDCYIETGSIDTAKALLEDIKLVDQDSRYKSLAGKIELAEQAADTPEIRQLQAAVEANPDDLQLKIDLAIQLQQANKAQDALALLYSVLKTELGFGDARKLMMDMMNALADGDPLKSEYRRKVYSLLY; encoded by the coding sequence ATGGAAAATCTCGTTGCAAATAGCCAAGCAACTATTGTTGATATTACGGTAGAAAACTTTCAGCAAATCATAGTAGAGGCTTCTCAAGAGAAGCTGGTACTCATTGATTTTTGGGCTGACTGGTGTGAGTCGTGCAAAGATTTAATGCCTATTTTGGAAAAACTGGCCGGTGAATACAGCCAGCATCTAATATTGGCGAAAGTTGACTGTGAAGCGCAGCAAGAAGTAGCGGCGCAATTTGGTATCAGAAGCTTGCCTACAGTGATGGTAGTACAAAATGGTCAGCCAGTAGATGGCTTTGCTGGAGTGCAGCCTGAGCAGCAAATTCGAGAGATGCTAACAAAGTATCTGCCTAACCCTGAAGACGAGCTTCTCGCTACAGCAGGGAAAGCTATTCAGCAGGGAGAGTACGCCGAAGCATTGCCAGCAGCGAAAGAGGCACTTTCTCTTAATCCTGACAATGTAAACGCCAAGTACATGCTTATTGACTGCTACATTGAAACGGGGTCAATTGATACAGCAAAAGCACTGCTTGAGGATATTAAACTTGTTGACCAGGATTCACGGTATAAAAGCTTAGCGGGTAAAATTGAACTTGCAGAGCAAGCGGCAGATACGCCTGAAATTAGACAGCTTCAAGCTGCTGTTGAAGCAAACCCTGACGATCTTCAGCTTAAAATTGATTTAGCGATACAGCTACAGCAAGCGAATAAAGCACAAGACGCGCTAGCGCTGCTTTATAGCGTATTAAAAACAGAGTTAGGGTTTGGTGACGCTAGAAAGCTAATGATGGATATGATGAATGCGTTAGCAGATGGTGATCCGCTTAAATCCGAGTATCGCCGAAAAGTATATAGCCTGCTTTACTAA
- a CDS encoding aminotransferase class V-fold PLP-dependent enzyme produces the protein MAYQQFYSGFLNANKNKQHYACHSHYFWPDCTRDAMLAYWDDSAKYVDAKWGYFFETLVPELQQRISRILNTGAPQQIVFAPNTHELLYRIMSCIDSRTPYKVVSTDSEFHSFQRQASRMQEQGLIELVTVPTKPYATFTSRFKAAIAEHNPEIVFFSQVFFNSGYVVDDVSGIVNSVLNDNTIIVVDGYHGFMAKPTDLADIAHRAFYLSGSYKYAQAGEGACFAHVPIVCNLRPVYTGWFAEFGELDKPRNTGGQESVQYSVDGMRFAGATMDFTSLYRLRAVLRMFEENDISVETIDTYVMAMQRAFLDKLAACNHPLLNEQHLAVSDASNRGHFLTFELDDANITKALALTLKANDILTDYRGNRLRFGFGLYHTSDYIDLSALSKMA, from the coding sequence ATGGCATATCAGCAATTTTACTCAGGTTTTCTTAACGCGAACAAAAACAAACAACATTATGCTTGTCACAGTCATTATTTTTGGCCTGACTGCACACGCGACGCAATGCTAGCGTACTGGGATGATAGCGCTAAATACGTAGATGCAAAGTGGGGATATTTTTTTGAAACTCTAGTGCCAGAATTGCAGCAGCGCATAAGTCGTATTCTTAATACCGGCGCGCCTCAGCAAATTGTATTTGCGCCCAATACGCACGAGTTGCTCTATCGAATAATGAGTTGTATTGATAGTCGTACTCCATACAAAGTGGTCTCAACAGACAGTGAATTTCACAGCTTTCAACGTCAAGCTAGCCGAATGCAAGAGCAAGGTTTGATAGAGTTAGTGACGGTTCCGACTAAACCTTATGCTACGTTTACTTCACGCTTTAAAGCTGCCATAGCCGAGCACAATCCCGAAATTGTCTTTTTTAGTCAGGTTTTCTTTAACTCTGGATATGTGGTGGATGATGTTTCAGGCATTGTGAATAGCGTTTTAAATGACAACACCATCATAGTGGTCGATGGCTACCATGGCTTCATGGCGAAGCCTACTGACTTGGCTGACATCGCGCATCGTGCCTTTTATTTGTCCGGCAGTTATAAGTATGCACAGGCGGGAGAAGGCGCCTGCTTTGCTCATGTGCCTATTGTGTGTAATTTAAGGCCCGTTTACACAGGCTGGTTCGCTGAGTTTGGTGAACTGGACAAGCCTCGTAACACTGGGGGGCAAGAAAGCGTGCAGTACAGTGTAGATGGAATGCGTTTCGCCGGCGCAACCATGGACTTCACGTCATTATATAGGCTGAGAGCCGTGCTTCGCATGTTTGAAGAAAACGATATCAGCGTTGAGACAATTGACACCTATGTGATGGCAATGCAGCGTGCGTTTTTAGATAAACTTGCAGCGTGTAATCACCCGTTGCTTAACGAGCAGCATTTAGCCGTTAGCGATGCATCTAACAGGGGACATTTTCTTACTTTTGAACTCGATGACGCTAACATTACAAAGGCGCTGGCATTAACGCTTAAAGCTAACGATATTCTTACCGACTATCGCGGTAACCGTTTACGGTTTGGCTTTGGCCTTTACCACACTAGCGACTATATCGATTTGTCCGCCCTATCAAAAATGGCATAA
- a CDS encoding alpha/beta hydrolase family protein — protein sequence MFASRFSTRPFRKGLVVTSTALSFLFLGVSQANALQGSQPDTHTSPANALTYDDTFNLEFVASPQFIDKETVVYSRQSMDIMTDSRQSRLWQVNIKTGEHRPFIALDENLSQATLSPNGKMVAYTKSVNGRAQLHLYYLDTMQSVRLTNTSETPRQLTWSHDSEALAFTLFTEEKQKPLFSAMPSKPKGAKWADNAKYIDSVQYRGDGRGYLREGFDQIYVLPVDGGTPRQLTKGHFPSGGTLSFSKDNDWIYFASPQREDYALNPLFSDIYKVNVSSGVVEQVTDIAGPESRPTLSPNGKYLAFTQLNDRKLSYQNGDLLVLELESGEITRLTSSLDRSLGKFVWRKDSRGLMFSYLDHGETKLATVNLTGKVKKLEVTLGGQAFGRPYTSGDFALSEKGDIVFTTAARTMPGDLALYRKGKSASKLTDLNSDALGHKALAQVQDLTVASSVDERPIDAWMALPPGFDSSKKYPLILEIHGGPHAAYGPHFAMEIQLMAAQGYVVVWSNPRGSSSYGEDFGNLIHHNYPSEDFNDLMDVVDAVVDKGFVDANNLFITGGSGGGVLTAWSIGKTDRFSAAVVAKPVINWVSFALTADAYPFFSQYWMADMPWNIADKLWKRSPLSLVGNVTTPTMLLTGEADYRTPISESEQYYQALKLQGIDAAMVRIPGASHGIASRPSRLIQKVGNIMAWFERYKKDEGGK from the coding sequence ATGTTTGCGTCACGTTTCTCCACTCGCCCTTTTCGCAAAGGCCTGGTGGTAACCTCAACAGCATTATCTTTCCTCTTTTTGGGTGTTAGCCAAGCTAATGCACTACAAGGGTCTCAACCCGATACCCATACTTCACCGGCTAATGCACTCACCTACGACGATACATTCAACCTAGAGTTTGTCGCCAGCCCGCAGTTTATCGATAAAGAAACCGTGGTTTATTCGCGCCAGAGCATGGATATTATGACCGATAGTCGGCAGAGCAGACTGTGGCAAGTAAACATAAAAACAGGTGAACACCGCCCGTTTATCGCTTTAGACGAAAACCTTTCCCAAGCCACGCTATCGCCAAATGGAAAAATGGTGGCGTATACCAAATCGGTAAACGGTCGTGCTCAGCTACATCTTTATTATTTAGATACCATGCAGTCGGTGCGCTTAACTAACACCAGTGAAACGCCTCGTCAGTTGACCTGGTCGCATGACAGTGAAGCCCTAGCCTTTACGTTATTTACTGAAGAAAAACAAAAGCCGTTATTTAGCGCGATGCCGAGCAAGCCAAAGGGCGCAAAGTGGGCAGACAACGCTAAGTATATTGATAGCGTTCAATACCGTGGCGATGGCAGAGGCTATTTGCGCGAAGGCTTCGACCAAATCTATGTGCTGCCTGTTGATGGTGGTACACCGCGCCAGTTGACCAAAGGCCACTTTCCTAGCGGCGGTACCCTTTCTTTTTCTAAAGACAATGATTGGATTTACTTTGCCTCACCTCAGCGCGAAGACTATGCGCTGAACCCACTGTTTAGCGATATATACAAGGTCAACGTTAGCTCTGGAGTGGTTGAACAGGTTACCGATATAGCGGGCCCTGAAAGTAGACCTACGTTAAGCCCAAATGGTAAATATTTAGCTTTTACCCAACTAAATGATAGAAAGCTTTCTTATCAAAACGGTGACCTTTTGGTACTTGAACTAGAAAGCGGTGAAATAACGCGCCTTACTTCATCTTTAGATAGAAGCTTGGGCAAGTTTGTGTGGCGTAAAGACAGCCGAGGGCTGATGTTTTCATACCTTGATCATGGCGAAACCAAGCTGGCAACGGTGAACTTAACAGGAAAGGTTAAGAAGCTAGAGGTTACCCTTGGTGGGCAAGCGTTTGGCCGCCCTTATACCTCTGGCGACTTCGCCCTAAGCGAAAAAGGCGATATCGTATTTACCACAGCAGCGCGTACCATGCCTGGCGACTTAGCACTTTATCGAAAAGGGAAAAGCGCCTCAAAACTTACCGACTTGAACAGTGACGCCTTGGGTCATAAGGCGCTTGCGCAGGTGCAAGACCTCACCGTAGCTTCAAGTGTTGATGAGCGCCCTATTGACGCATGGATGGCCTTACCCCCCGGCTTTGATAGTAGTAAAAAGTATCCGCTTATTTTAGAAATTCACGGCGGACCGCATGCCGCATATGGCCCTCATTTTGCGATGGAAATCCAGCTTATGGCAGCGCAGGGTTACGTGGTTGTTTGGTCGAACCCAAGGGGCAGCAGCTCTTACGGTGAAGACTTTGGGAACCTTATTCACCATAACTATCCCTCGGAAGACTTTAACGACCTTATGGACGTCGTCGATGCAGTCGTTGATAAAGGCTTTGTGGATGCTAACAATCTATTTATTACCGGTGGCTCTGGTGGCGGTGTGCTAACAGCCTGGTCTATTGGTAAAACCGACCGTTTCAGCGCTGCCGTAGTGGCTAAACCCGTTATCAATTGGGTGAGCTTTGCACTCACCGCTGACGCGTACCCGTTTTTCAGTCAATACTGGATGGCGGATATGCCGTGGAATATCGCTGATAAACTTTGGAAACGCAGCCCATTAAGCTTAGTGGGTAATGTCACTACCCCAACTATGCTACTGACCGGCGAAGCCGATTATCGAACGCCGATAAGTGAGTCGGAACAGTATTATCAGGCGTTGAAACTGCAGGGTATAGATGCGGCAATGGTACGTATACCTGGTGCATCCCACGGTATTGCTAGCCGTCCGTCTCGTTTAATACAAAAAGTAGGAAATATAATGGCGTGGTTTGAACGCTATAAAAAAGATGAGGGTGGTAAATAG
- a CDS encoding DUF2065 domain-containing protein has product MEWLLPAFALVLIIEGIGPLLFPNKWRNYLLQISQQPSNQLRQIGGALVIIGALLLFYFS; this is encoded by the coding sequence ATGGAGTGGCTTTTACCCGCTTTTGCATTAGTGTTAATAATTGAGGGAATCGGCCCACTTCTTTTTCCTAACAAATGGCGCAACTATTTACTGCAAATAAGCCAGCAACCAAGTAATCAACTTCGCCAAATTGGAGGTGCGCTGGTCATCATTGGCGCGTTACTGCTGTTTTATTTTAGCTAA
- a CDS encoding PQQ-dependent sugar dehydrogenase — MKSSISAVLKRNLTSTLTRSITFALALSASQSLFAHEGHEHGITDENITVTTLAEGLEHPWGMTFLPNGDMLVTERAGGIQRLTKDGKLSGRLANVPRVVAQNQGGMLDITIDPDFASNNTIYFCFSKASDVEGKTGSSSSVAKATLTNTGLEDVNVIFSADSIVDNGFHFGCRLEFDANKYLYVAMGDRYKYMKEAQNTDNHFGKVVRINRDGSAVKDNPFTDGNAPEVFSYGHRNIQGVTIHPDTGAVWAMEHGPKGGDEINILENGANYGWPEITYGIDYSGDIISDKTHMDGMKQPWVYWDPSIAPSGLTFYQGDMFKEWNGDVLVGSLKFTHLRRIHVADGKPGEQFEYLRDNGARIRDVEVGPEGAIYLLTDAPNGKVLKLTK; from the coding sequence ATGAAATCATCAATTAGCGCGGTATTAAAGCGCAATCTAACGAGCACGTTAACCCGCTCTATTACCTTTGCATTAGCACTATCTGCAAGCCAGTCTCTTTTTGCTCACGAAGGCCATGAGCACGGTATCACCGACGAAAATATTACGGTAACCACCCTTGCTGAAGGGCTAGAACACCCCTGGGGGATGACCTTTCTGCCTAATGGCGACATGTTGGTCACAGAGCGCGCAGGGGGTATTCAGCGACTGACAAAAGACGGGAAGTTGTCAGGACGGTTAGCGAACGTGCCCAGGGTAGTAGCGCAAAATCAAGGCGGCATGCTTGATATCACTATCGACCCTGATTTTGCTAGCAACAACACCATTTACTTTTGTTTCAGCAAAGCCAGTGATGTAGAAGGTAAAACAGGTAGCAGCAGTAGTGTGGCAAAAGCCACGTTAACGAATACCGGGCTAGAAGATGTCAACGTGATATTTAGCGCCGATTCTATTGTTGATAACGGATTTCACTTTGGTTGTCGCCTAGAATTTGATGCCAATAAGTACCTATACGTTGCTATGGGCGATCGCTACAAATACATGAAGGAAGCGCAGAATACGGATAACCACTTTGGCAAAGTCGTGCGCATTAATCGCGATGGCAGCGCGGTAAAGGATAACCCGTTCACTGACGGCAACGCACCAGAAGTATTTAGCTATGGTCACCGCAATATCCAAGGCGTAACAATTCACCCTGACACCGGTGCTGTATGGGCAATGGAGCACGGTCCGAAAGGCGGTGACGAAATTAATATATTGGAAAATGGCGCGAACTACGGCTGGCCTGAAATTACCTATGGCATTGACTACAGCGGTGACATCATTAGTGATAAAACGCATATGGACGGCATGAAGCAGCCTTGGGTATATTGGGACCCATCCATAGCGCCAAGTGGATTAACTTTCTACCAAGGCGATATGTTTAAAGAGTGGAATGGTGATGTGCTGGTTGGTTCTTTGAAGTTCACTCACCTTCGCCGCATTCACGTAGCAGACGGTAAGCCGGGCGAGCAGTTTGAATATCTGCGCGACAACGGCGCACGTATTCGCGATGTGGAAGTTGGCCCTGAAGGTGCTATTTACCTGTTAACCGACGCACCAAATGGCAAAGTGTTGAAGCTCACTAAGTAG
- a CDS encoding Dps family protein, whose protein sequence is MSKIDIGISESDRNAVAEGLKKLLADSYTLYLQTHNFHWNVEGPQFRELHLMFEEHYTELAEAVDEIAERIRTLGVSAPGTYKSFSELSSIEEVEGVPEATEMVRLLTHAHEQVVKTCRESLKLAQDADDESSAALIGDRMRVHEKTAWMLRATLPK, encoded by the coding sequence ATGAGCAAGATTGATATTGGTATTTCTGAGAGCGATCGTAACGCAGTAGCAGAAGGCCTTAAGAAGTTATTGGCTGATTCTTACACCTTATACTTGCAAACGCATAACTTTCACTGGAACGTAGAAGGTCCTCAGTTCCGTGAATTACACCTAATGTTTGAAGAGCATTATACTGAGCTTGCTGAAGCCGTGGATGAAATTGCAGAGCGTATTCGTACTTTAGGTGTTTCTGCACCAGGTACGTATAAGTCTTTTTCAGAGCTTAGCTCAATTGAAGAAGTAGAAGGTGTACCAGAAGCAACTGAAATGGTTCGCTTACTTACACATGCCCACGAGCAAGTTGTAAAAACCTGTCGCGAGTCATTAAAGCTAGCACAGGACGCAGACGATGAGTCATCAGCTGCTTTAATTGGCGACCGCATGCGAGTGCATGAAAAAACAGCTTGGATGCTTCGCGCGACACTGCCGAAATAA
- a CDS encoding DUF962 domain-containing protein: protein MTTQTSENTHFTSFKAFYPFYLNEHKDGTCRTLHFIGSWLVIGVIALAIYTANWPLLWFIPVIGYGFAWVGHFFFEKNRPATFKHPLYSLMGDWVMFKDILTGKISLKGE, encoded by the coding sequence ATGACGACTCAAACCAGCGAAAACACGCATTTCACTTCATTTAAAGCGTTTTACCCTTTTTATTTAAACGAACATAAAGATGGAACTTGCCGCACCTTACATTTTATTGGCTCATGGCTGGTCATTGGTGTGATTGCTTTGGCAATTTATACCGCTAACTGGCCACTTTTATGGTTTATACCTGTTATAGGTTACGGCTTTGCTTGGGTCGGTCACTTCTTTTTTGAAAAAAACCGCCCCGCTACGTTCAAGCACCCACTTTACAGCTTGATGGGCGACTGGGTGATGTTTAAAGACATCTTAACTGGAAAAATCAGTTTGAAGGGCGAGTAA